In Serratia marcescens subsp. marcescens ATCC 13880, a single genomic region encodes these proteins:
- a CDS encoding efflux transporter outer membrane subunit, with product MNRAVIPLLLMALSGCRAVGPDYARPQSALPESWGEQAGGGALPVAWWSIFNDAPLSQLVQRVAAGNLDLQLATARMQQSRALLGVTEAALMPDLSLDGAYQRQRATSVGSMDPSGNGGEADYNLWRGGFSATWELDMWGKLRRASESARAGFAASQENRRALLTSVTAEVASDYLRLRATQQQLAVAQENRATALRTLQLTQSRYQSGAGNELDIDQAQVQLAQVDALLPTLFDRQERLINAISLLLGERPGALNAMLSPTGPLPTLARAVPMGVPSDLALRRPDIREAAARLHQATAEIGVATADYYPRITLTGNAGYQALALADMGSWSTHTFAIGPALYLPLFDGGKITQRVRLSEYRQQEMAIAYQQTVLRAWHEIDDALSGYRAQQRRQTHLAEALAANRHAFALARDSYLNGASDFIHVLSTQRALLDLQSAQIVSEEETAIAVVNIYRALGGGWEHTYPSAAPQEKADAQHAE from the coding sequence ATGAACAGAGCTGTGATCCCGCTGCTGTTGATGGCGCTGAGCGGCTGCCGGGCGGTAGGGCCGGACTACGCTCGGCCGCAGAGCGCGCTGCCCGAGAGCTGGGGTGAGCAGGCCGGCGGCGGGGCGCTGCCGGTGGCCTGGTGGTCGATATTCAACGATGCGCCGCTGTCGCAGCTGGTGCAGCGCGTGGCGGCCGGCAACCTGGATCTGCAGCTCGCCACGGCGCGCATGCAGCAAAGCCGCGCCTTGCTGGGCGTGACGGAGGCGGCGCTGATGCCGGATCTGAGCCTGGACGGCGCCTATCAGCGCCAGCGCGCCACCTCGGTGGGCAGCATGGATCCGTCCGGCAACGGCGGAGAGGCGGATTATAACCTCTGGCGCGGCGGATTCAGCGCCACCTGGGAGCTGGACATGTGGGGCAAGCTGCGTCGCGCATCGGAAAGCGCGCGCGCCGGCTTCGCCGCTTCGCAGGAGAATCGGCGCGCGCTGCTGACGTCGGTGACGGCGGAGGTGGCGAGCGACTATCTGCGTCTGCGCGCCACGCAGCAGCAGCTGGCGGTGGCGCAGGAAAACCGCGCCACGGCGCTGCGCACGCTGCAGCTGACGCAAAGCCGTTATCAAAGCGGCGCGGGCAACGAACTGGATATCGATCAGGCGCAGGTGCAGTTGGCGCAGGTGGATGCCCTGCTGCCGACGCTGTTCGATAGGCAGGAACGCTTGATCAACGCCATCAGCCTGCTGTTGGGCGAGCGGCCTGGCGCGCTGAACGCGATGTTGTCGCCGACGGGGCCGCTGCCGACGCTGGCGCGCGCGGTGCCGATGGGGGTGCCGTCGGATCTGGCGCTGCGCAGGCCGGATATTCGCGAAGCGGCGGCGCGTTTGCATCAGGCGACCGCCGAGATCGGCGTCGCTACCGCCGACTACTATCCGCGCATCACGCTGACCGGCAACGCGGGCTATCAGGCGCTGGCGCTGGCGGATATGGGCAGTTGGTCCACGCATACCTTCGCCATCGGCCCCGCCCTGTATCTGCCGCTGTTCGACGGGGGGAAAATCACCCAGCGGGTGCGCCTGAGCGAATACCGGCAGCAGGAAATGGCCATCGCCTACCAGCAAACGGTGCTGCGCGCCTGGCACGAGATCGACGACGCGCTTTCCGGCTATCGCGCCCAGCAGCGCCGCCAGACGCACCTGGCCGAGGCGCTGGCCGCCAACCGGCACGCGTTTGCGCTGGCGCGCGACAGCTATCTGAACGGCGCCAGCGATTTTATCCACGTTCTGAGCACGCAGCGTGCGCTGCTGGATCTGCAGTCCGCGCAAATTGTTTCAGAGGAGGAGACGGCGATCGCCGTGGTGAATATCTATCGAGCGCTGGGCGGCGGCTGGGAACACACCTACCCGTCTGCGGCGCCACAGGAGAAGGCTGATGCACAACACGCTGAATAA
- a CDS encoding siderophore-interacting protein has protein sequence MHNTLNKIVDEMLERDTRRKREARVSTVRHVTARIRRITLSGDDVDKFIADPRAQEPASWVKMFFPWRDTLAGRAYTLSGIDKLARTFDIDMVLHGEGPASNWARDAMPGDKLGFAGPCSGGFRLLPQTRWLLLLGDETALPAMRTILASLSDPLPVLWFAEVGDAQEIQDVDCSFLQVNSWQIRTRHFDSVMNSPLVQAVSHCELPAGEGQVWLACEHQVAAYLKARFINEMGISRAALFAKGYWKKGEANFKGAI, from the coding sequence ATGCACAACACGCTGAATAAGATTGTCGACGAGATGCTGGAAAGGGACACCCGCCGCAAACGGGAGGCCCGGGTGAGCACCGTGCGGCATGTCACCGCTCGGATCCGCCGCATCACGTTGAGCGGCGACGATGTGGATAAGTTTATCGCCGATCCGCGCGCGCAGGAGCCGGCCAGTTGGGTCAAGATGTTCTTCCCGTGGCGCGACACGCTGGCCGGGCGGGCCTACACCCTGAGCGGCATCGACAAACTCGCCCGCACCTTCGATATCGATATGGTGCTGCACGGCGAAGGCCCGGCGTCGAACTGGGCGCGCGACGCGATGCCGGGCGACAAGCTGGGGTTCGCCGGCCCTTGCTCCGGCGGCTTTCGGCTATTGCCGCAAACTCGCTGGCTGCTGTTGCTGGGTGATGAGACCGCGCTGCCCGCCATGCGCACCATTCTCGCCTCGCTCTCCGATCCGTTGCCGGTGCTGTGGTTCGCCGAAGTGGGCGATGCGCAGGAGATCCAGGACGTCGATTGCTCCTTTTTGCAGGTGAACAGCTGGCAAATCCGCACCCGACATTTCGACAGCGTGATGAACAGCCCGCTGGTGCAGGCCGTCAGCCATTGCGAGCTGCCGGCCGGCGAAGGGCAGGTGTGGCTGGCCTGTGAGCACCAGGTCGCCGCCTATCTGAAGGCGCGTTTTATCAACGAAATGGGCATCTCCCGCGCCGCCTTGTTTGCCAAAGGTTATTGGAAAAAGGGCGAAGCCAATTTCAAGGGCGCGATTTAA